The proteins below are encoded in one region of Brachyspira intermedia PWS/A:
- a CDS encoding sulfite exporter TauE/SafE family protein yields the protein MIVSLLASVIGAICGIGGGIIIKPVLDSLNVLEVSKISFLSSCTVLSMSLYTFIVSKIKHDSLVDSRVATPLALGGIIGGIFGKMLFSYVIRLFNSENIAGIFQSSILILLTFFTLIFTVKNIGDKKIKSMHIQNIFLCIIIGLVLGLLSSFLGIGGGPFNIAFLYFFFSMDSKVAAQNSLYIILFSQISNVFISVADGDVLKVNLSYLIVMIIGGICGGILGRFINKKINSKIVDKLFIILLLIIILITSYNIYNFSVNI from the coding sequence TTGATTGTAAGTTTGTTAGCATCTGTTATAGGTGCTATTTGCGGAATAGGCGGCGGTATTATAATAAAGCCTGTACTAGACTCTTTAAATGTTCTTGAAGTAAGTAAAATAAGTTTTTTATCATCATGTACAGTTTTGTCTATGAGTTTATATACATTCATAGTATCTAAAATAAAACATGATAGTCTTGTAGATTCCAGAGTTGCAACTCCTTTAGCTCTAGGCGGTATTATAGGGGGAATATTTGGAAAGATGCTTTTTTCCTATGTTATAAGGCTTTTTAATAGTGAAAACATAGCTGGTATTTTTCAATCATCTATTTTGATATTATTAACATTTTTTACTTTAATATTTACAGTAAAAAACATAGGTGATAAAAAGATAAAATCTATGCATATACAAAATATATTTTTATGTATAATAATAGGTTTGGTTCTTGGTCTTTTATCATCATTTTTGGGTATAGGAGGCGGACCTTTTAATATAGCTTTTTTATACTTTTTCTTTAGTATGGATTCTAAAGTTGCAGCTCAAAACTCTCTGTATATTATATTATTTTCGCAAATTTCAAATGTGTTCATAAGCGTTGCTGACGGAGATGTTTTAAAAGTTAATCTTTCTTATTTGATAGTTATGATTATAGGTGGAATATGCGGTGGTATATTAGGAAGATTCATAAATAAAAAAATTAATTCTAAAATAGTTGATAAATTATTTATTATTTTATTATTAATTATTATATTAATAACATCTTACAATATATATAATTTTTCTGTTAATATATAA
- a CDS encoding transcript cleavage factor, with product MSEALQKLENVFSEETFTRRPLLNYTTKYFVDLSGILNDINDNNDINSAIETAKMQLDKNPNHISALYANGFLNLKIENYSEMSLEKLLGIFKNAKKWNIVEFVSQKILDEYYESDYALRYLASYYQSTNRESEALEIWERLIRFDVSNPELPEKIAHTKEMAGDIKSAVHYYKIAFERNLMRERDNAESDIKKVLQYEPDNYNYLLKYENALKALVDSNIMIDVWKIIFFYYFENNKYNEALKTIKNLLNYEQDIVAQNNKKAKFFRHRLVDVYKALYPNHTLFEKIEEISSIINVNKKPKDCIEIFEKYIQYDVDKYVIHRNFGVGKIKSIDINNVNIKFVSQEDVRKMTFDMAIQSLTTLPNDDINVYKAYRLNEIKKIAEENPTELLTIILKYRKTITTKDLKQELTSKPDIVVAESAYTKWLESAKKSVRASTTVKFDKNTFLYNEEAETYDAESLSKFNKTDNFFERYQIYMEYLTYTPNLNSEEAKEMNDYFVNISKDKKAPNDQRIISTIYLRSQSNADSSIPLLSDIVKNIDDYTHVYEVLPSSNYREKFIKAIWDGRRDDYYNIILKMLYSPQVKNNYLIVNKLFEDGKTDMLAKTIDDIFLHYRECPESFVYFAQKILDGEYYDETGEDININKNSLMIGLLSIMPHLSKMVDKKETSAQARKLLKIVYDLVFDKAYLLKFIENESEEDVKIIFSEFQKLVNLEQHYKTDIISAVIKRFPNWKI from the coding sequence ATGTCAGAAGCTCTACAAAAATTAGAAAACGTGTTTTCAGAAGAAACATTTACGAGAAGACCGCTTCTTAATTATACTACTAAGTATTTTGTTGATTTATCAGGTATTCTCAATGATATAAATGATAATAATGATATAAATTCTGCTATAGAAACAGCTAAAATGCAGTTAGATAAAAATCCAAATCATATATCAGCTTTATATGCTAATGGATTTTTAAATTTAAAAATTGAAAATTATTCAGAAATGAGTTTGGAAAAACTTTTAGGCATTTTTAAAAATGCTAAGAAGTGGAATATAGTTGAATTCGTATCTCAGAAGATTTTAGATGAATATTATGAGAGCGACTATGCTTTAAGATATTTGGCTAGTTATTATCAAAGCACTAACAGGGAATCTGAGGCATTAGAAATTTGGGAAAGACTTATACGTTTTGATGTTTCTAATCCAGAACTCCCTGAAAAAATAGCACATACAAAAGAAATGGCAGGCGATATAAAGAGTGCTGTGCATTATTATAAAATTGCTTTTGAAAGAAATTTAATGAGAGAAAGAGATAATGCAGAAAGTGACATTAAAAAAGTATTGCAGTATGAGCCGGATAATTATAATTACTTGCTTAAATATGAGAATGCTTTAAAAGCTCTTGTAGATTCTAATATAATGATAGATGTATGGAAAATAATATTCTTCTATTATTTTGAGAATAATAAATATAATGAAGCTTTAAAAACTATTAAAAATTTACTTAATTATGAGCAGGATATAGTTGCACAAAATAATAAAAAAGCTAAATTTTTCAGGCATAGACTTGTAGATGTTTATAAGGCTTTATATCCTAATCATACGCTTTTTGAAAAAATAGAAGAAATATCATCTATTATTAATGTTAATAAAAAACCTAAAGATTGTATAGAAATATTTGAAAAGTATATACAATATGATGTTGATAAATATGTTATACATAGAAATTTCGGTGTTGGTAAGATTAAGTCAATAGATATAAATAATGTTAATATAAAATTTGTATCTCAGGAAGATGTAAGAAAAATGACTTTTGATATGGCAATACAATCTCTTACAACATTGCCTAATGATGATATTAATGTTTATAAAGCTTATAGACTTAATGAAATTAAAAAGATAGCAGAAGAAAACCCTACAGAACTTTTAACTATTATTTTAAAATATAGAAAAACAATCACTACAAAAGATTTAAAGCAGGAATTAACTTCAAAGCCTGATATTGTAGTGGCAGAATCAGCCTATACTAAATGGCTTGAAAGTGCTAAAAAATCTGTAAGGGCTTCTACTACAGTTAAATTTGATAAAAATACTTTCCTTTATAATGAGGAAGCTGAAACTTATGATGCTGAAAGTTTATCTAAATTTAATAAGACTGATAATTTCTTTGAGAGATATCAAATATATATGGAATATTTAACTTATACTCCTAATTTAAACTCTGAAGAAGCTAAAGAGATGAATGATTATTTTGTTAATATTTCCAAAGACAAAAAAGCTCCTAATGATCAGAGAATAATAAGTACAATATATTTGAGAAGTCAGTCTAATGCTGACAGCAGTATACCTTTGCTTTCAGATATAGTTAAAAATATTGATGATTATACTCATGTTTATGAGGTTCTTCCTTCTTCAAATTATAGAGAGAAATTTATAAAAGCTATTTGGGACGGCAGGAGAGATGATTATTATAATATAATACTTAAAATGCTTTATTCTCCTCAGGTTAAAAATAATTATCTTATAGTAAATAAATTATTTGAAGATGGCAAAACAGATATGCTTGCTAAAACTATAGATGATATATTCCTTCACTATAGAGAATGTCCTGAATCATTTGTTTATTTTGCTCAGAAGATACTTGACGGGGAGTATTATGATGAGACAGGAGAAGATATCAATATAAATAAAAATTCTCTTATGATAGGTTTGCTTAGTATAATGCCTCATTTATCAAAAATGGTTGATAAGAAAGAAACATCAGCACAGGCTAGAAAACTTTTGAAAATTGTGTATGATTTAGTATTTGATAAGGCTTATCTGCTTAAATTTATAGAGAATGAATCAGAAGAGGATGTTAAAATAATATTTAGCGAATTCCAAAAACTGGTAAATTTAGAACAGCATTATAAAACAGATATTATTTCTGCTGTTATAAAACGTTTCCCTAACTGGAAGATATAA
- the hutI gene encoding imidazolonepropionase, which translates to MLDIIIKNIGSLVTAESNTPLFGKNQGNIKVYNNVSIGIKNGIIECIGDTVKGKAKKTFNANGALVTPGLIDCHTHFIYGGSREDEMYNIISGHMSYSDIIKSGYGILSTVKDTRNQTENALYKKSIPILDKMLHYGTTTVEGKSGYGLTIKDEIKILKVMKKLNDSHKIDIVSTFMGGHVIPEEYKNDRASYVNLICNEMIPEISKLGIAEFCDVFCENCGLDMEETHKVLNAAQAHHLGIKVHSDQLETSGGSYLAARFKAISAEHLIMSDDRSIDVIKNQNVIAVLLPNTSFYLNMPYARARYMIDKGVPIALASDYNPGSSPSLNMQFIMKLSYIMYRLKPEEILNAVTINAACAINRGKEIGSIEEGKKADIIVWNCDNLNFLLYSMDDDLCSMVFKSGELVYHN; encoded by the coding sequence ATGTTAGATATAATCATAAAAAATATAGGATCTTTAGTAACAGCGGAGAGTAATACCCCATTATTTGGTAAAAATCAGGGAAATATAAAAGTCTATAATAATGTTTCTATAGGTATAAAAAATGGAATAATAGAGTGTATTGGGGATACTGTTAAAGGAAAAGCTAAGAAAACATTCAATGCCAATGGAGCATTAGTTACTCCTGGTCTGATAGATTGTCATACTCATTTTATATATGGAGGTTCAAGGGAAGATGAGATGTATAATATAATCAGCGGTCATATGAGTTATTCTGACATAATAAAATCAGGTTATGGAATATTATCAACTGTAAAAGATACTAGAAATCAGACAGAGAATGCTCTTTATAAAAAATCAATACCTATATTAGATAAAATGCTTCATTATGGAACTACTACAGTAGAAGGTAAAAGCGGTTACGGATTAACTATTAAAGATGAGATAAAAATATTAAAAGTTATGAAAAAACTTAATGATAGTCATAAAATAGATATAGTAAGTACATTTATGGGTGGACATGTAATACCTGAAGAGTATAAAAATGACAGGGCTTCATATGTAAATTTGATATGTAATGAAATGATTCCTGAAATATCAAAATTGGGTATAGCAGAATTTTGTGATGTATTCTGTGAAAATTGCGGACTTGATATGGAAGAAACTCATAAAGTTCTTAATGCTGCTCAGGCACATCATTTAGGTATTAAAGTTCATTCAGATCAATTAGAAACAAGCGGAGGCTCATATTTAGCTGCTAGATTTAAAGCTATAAGTGCTGAACATTTGATTATGTCTGATGATAGGTCTATAGATGTTATAAAAAATCAAAATGTAATAGCAGTTCTTTTGCCTAATACATCTTTTTATTTGAATATGCCTTATGCTAGAGCTAGATATATGATAGATAAAGGTGTTCCTATAGCATTAGCTTCGGATTATAATCCCGGATCTAGCCCTTCTTTAAATATGCAGTTTATAATGAAACTTTCATATATTATGTACAGACTTAAGCCAGAAGAGATATTGAATGCTGTTACTATAAATGCAGCATGTGCTATTAATAGGGGCAAAGAAATAGGAAGTATTGAGGAAGGTAAAAAAGCTGATATTATAGTATGGAATTGTGATAACCTTAATTTCTTGCTTTATAGTATGGATGATGATTTATGCTCTATGGTTTTTAAATCCGGAGAGCTTGTATATCATAATTAA
- a CDS encoding ABC transporter substrate-binding protein: MGYLYEFAGASAVAIAKEKGFFEEENLDAELFQFFNGHAAILSMISKEVDFTYIGHAAHSLIINGDVQILIPNGISKGEKIITGKWTGINSISDLKGKIVATHLGTSGEAMLNAVLKNNNIKLQDINLTNINITNLANALINRKVDAVSTWDPYAREITEKIPNDYNLLADITNYSDEITLTSSFVSTAEYINNYPDIVKRFSRAILKAMDYRKNNLYEAAELTAKLTGNDIKSVKNEIDTGIWFSSSDIKNACTSGEILKWYEVQQNIFLDSKIIKETTPVTNYIQLSMLTNIL, translated from the coding sequence GTGGGATATCTATATGAATTCGCTGGAGCTTCTGCCGTTGCAATAGCTAAAGAAAAAGGTTTCTTTGAAGAAGAAAATTTAGATGCAGAACTATTTCAATTTTTTAACGGACATGCTGCAATTTTATCAATGATTTCTAAAGAAGTTGATTTTACGTATATTGGTCATGCTGCACATTCTTTGATTATAAATGGAGATGTGCAAATATTAATACCAAATGGAATAAGTAAAGGTGAAAAAATAATAACAGGAAAATGGACAGGTATTAACAGCATTTCTGATTTGAAAGGAAAGATTGTAGCAACTCATTTAGGCACTTCAGGCGAAGCTATGCTTAATGCAGTATTGAAAAATAATAATATAAAATTGCAAGATATAAATTTGACAAATATTAATATTACTAATCTAGCTAATGCTCTAATAAATAGAAAAGTTGATGCTGTATCAACATGGGATCCTTATGCAAGAGAAATTACTGAGAAAATTCCAAATGATTATAATCTATTAGCAGATATTACAAATTATAGTGATGAAATTACATTAACAAGTAGTTTTGTATCAACAGCAGAATATATAAATAATTATCCTGATATAGTAAAAAGATTTTCAAGAGCTATATTAAAAGCTATGGATTATAGAAAAAACAATTTATATGAGGCAGCCGAATTAACAGCAAAACTTACAGGAAATGATATAAAGTCCGTAAAAAATGAAATAGATACAGGAATATGGTTCTCTTCATCAGATATAAAAAATGCATGTACTTCAGGTGAAATATTAAAATGGTATGAAGTACAGCAAAATATATTTTTAGATTCTAAAATTATAAAAGAAACCACACCTGTAACAAATTATATACAGCTATCAATGCTTACAAATATATTATAA
- a CDS encoding polyprenol monophosphomannose synthase has translation MKAIIVLPTYNEKDNIEKMLNKVLSLPEYIEILVVDDNSPDGTASIVEKYLSNNRVHLLKREKKEGLGPAYIAGFKHSFQYNPDYVIEMDADFSHDPDFVIKFIERMENEKLDLVIGSRYCNGISVVNWPLRRLFLSYYGNRYASFILGSKIMDITGGFKCFRVSVLKNMNFDNILSAGYSFQIEMNYSFESNGYKVEEEPIIFYERRSGQSKMSKNIIAEALFRVVRLRFRNKKKYFNNQSK, from the coding sequence ATGAAAGCTATTATAGTATTACCTACATATAATGAAAAAGATAATATAGAAAAAATGCTCAATAAAGTATTATCATTACCTGAATATATAGAAATTTTGGTTGTTGATGATAATAGCCCAGATGGTACAGCAAGTATAGTAGAAAAATATTTATCAAATAATAGAGTACATTTATTAAAAAGAGAAAAAAAAGAAGGATTAGGACCTGCATATATTGCTGGATTTAAACATTCATTCCAATACAATCCTGATTATGTCATAGAGATGGATGCTGATTTCTCCCATGACCCTGATTTTGTAATTAAATTTATAGAAAGAATGGAAAATGAAAAATTAGATTTAGTAATAGGATCAAGATATTGTAACGGAATAAGTGTAGTAAATTGGCCTTTAAGAAGACTTTTCCTTTCATACTACGGAAACAGATATGCATCATTTATATTAGGTTCTAAAATTATGGATATTACAGGCGGATTTAAATGCTTTAGAGTATCTGTATTAAAAAATATGAATTTTGATAATATACTTTCAGCAGGATATTCTTTCCAAATAGAAATGAATTACTCTTTTGAAAGTAACGGATATAAAGTAGAGGAAGAACCTATAATATTTTATGAGAGAAGAAGCGGACAATCAAAAATGTCTAAAAATATTATAGCTGAAGCTTTATTTAGAGTAGTACGCTTAAGATTTAGAAATAAAAAGAAATATTTTAATAATCAATCCAAATAA
- the aroA gene encoding 3-phosphoshikimate 1-carboxyvinyltransferase, with amino-acid sequence MSFTVKPSEIFGSIYIQMSKSDAHRALIASSLAKTPSIIKHWIDNVSVDVEVTKNAVSNFADLEVIDDGIKVFPKKEYKKELTIDVKESGSSLRFLIPIMSALGIACTFTGSKKLFSRPMEVYKKIWKEQGLEFIHSENSIKISGQLKSSNFKVLGNLSSQFLSGLLFALPLLDGNSNIIIDGELESEPYVMMTLKTLKAANIETLRHDNNIIEVYGNQEYSGIDYEVESDWSHAAFFAAAGALGGETTLYGLNKYSIQGDKEILNILKFMGASVSYNDDSSITIKKTNRLHALDIDMSDIPDLGPIITTLAATAKGRTRLYNAGRLRYKESDRMNDLMDSFLKIGAKIEVTEDEILIEGVERLKGGDTTSHNDHRIAMSLAVASAVSDNDIIIDDAESINKSSFNFVEQFRSIGGKIEL; translated from the coding sequence ATGTCTTTCACTGTTAAACCTTCAGAAATTTTCGGTTCTATATACATTCAAATGAGTAAAAGTGATGCTCATAGAGCTTTAATAGCTTCATCATTAGCAAAAACTCCAAGTATCATAAAGCATTGGATTGATAATGTTAGTGTGGATGTGGAAGTTACAAAAAATGCTGTGTCTAATTTTGCTGATTTAGAAGTCATTGATGATGGTATTAAAGTTTTTCCTAAAAAAGAATATAAAAAAGAATTAACTATAGATGTTAAAGAGTCAGGAAGCAGTTTAAGATTTCTAATTCCTATAATGTCTGCATTGGGAATAGCATGCACTTTTACAGGTTCTAAAAAATTATTTTCAAGACCTATGGAAGTTTATAAAAAAATATGGAAAGAACAGGGATTAGAATTTATTCACTCTGAGAATTCCATTAAAATATCTGGGCAATTAAAATCTTCAAATTTTAAAGTATTAGGAAATTTGAGCAGTCAGTTTTTGAGCGGACTTTTATTTGCATTGCCTTTGCTTGATGGTAATTCTAATATTATTATAGACGGAGAATTAGAGTCAGAACCCTATGTTATGATGACTTTAAAAACACTTAAAGCAGCAAATATAGAAACTTTAAGGCATGATAATAATATAATAGAAGTATACGGTAATCAGGAGTATTCAGGAATTGATTATGAAGTAGAATCTGATTGGTCGCATGCCGCTTTTTTTGCTGCTGCTGGTGCTTTGGGTGGTGAAACTACTTTATACGGTCTTAATAAATATTCTATTCAAGGTGATAAGGAAATACTTAATATATTAAAATTTATGGGTGCTTCTGTTTCTTATAATGATGATAGTTCTATTACAATAAAGAAAACTAACAGATTACATGCACTTGATATAGATATGTCAGATATTCCAGATTTGGGACCTATAATTACAACTTTGGCTGCTACTGCAAAAGGTAGGACAAGGTTATATAATGCCGGAAGACTGAGATACAAAGAAAGTGATAGAATGAATGATTTAATGGATAGTTTTTTAAAGATAGGTGCTAAGATAGAAGTAACTGAAGATGAAATATTAATAGAAGGTGTTGAAAGACTTAAGGGAGGAGATACTACTTCTCATAATGATCATAGAATAGCTATGTCCCTTGCTGTTGCTTCTGCTGTTTCTGATAATGATATAATTATAGATGATGCTGAGTCTATAAATAAATCATCTTTTAATTTTGTAGAGCAATTTAGAAGTATAGGCGGTAAAATAGAATTATAA
- a CDS encoding rubrerythrin family protein has protein sequence MIKKSSLFILFLFVFAGLVYGQTAKSTLDGMMQSYNGEMNASASYAEYAKKAQNKSVAALFKAASAAEALHAKLLNDMALSSKLSTKALTAKINAIKTGTDVDNLKSGIAGETYEYTKMYPAFSKVASQENNKNVAELMNRIASVEKTHAELYNKTIQDLNAKKSVPTVYYLCPVCGYVEAGSAPAKCPLCNATASSFQAFN, from the coding sequence ATGATTAAAAAATCAAGTTTATTTATTTTGTTCTTATTCGTTTTTGCTGGTCTTGTATATGGACAAACAGCTAAATCTACTTTAGATGGTATGATGCAGTCTTATAATGGTGAGATGAATGCATCTGCTAGTTATGCTGAGTATGCTAAAAAAGCTCAAAATAAAAGCGTTGCAGCTTTATTTAAAGCAGCTTCTGCAGCAGAAGCTTTACATGCTAAACTTTTAAATGATATGGCTTTATCTTCTAAATTATCAACTAAAGCATTAACAGCTAAAATCAATGCTATTAAAACTGGTACTGATGTTGATAATTTAAAAAGCGGTATAGCTGGTGAAACTTATGAGTACACAAAAATGTACCCAGCTTTCAGTAAAGTTGCTTCACAAGAAAATAATAAAAATGTTGCTGAATTAATGAACAGAATAGCTTCTGTTGAAAAAACACATGCTGAATTATATAATAAAACTATACAGGATTTAAATGCTAAAAAATCAGTTCCTACAGTATATTATTTATGTCCTGTTTGTGGATATGTTGAAGCAGGTTCAGCTCCAGCTAAATGTCCATTATGTAATGCTACAGCTAGTTCTTTCCAAGCATTTAATTAA
- a CDS encoding aminotransferase-like domain-containing protein gives MKLRLSKRALKEDFQSSFVKIMLEVAAKGDLISFAGGLPNPESFPVEEIKAAANKVLETKGAYSLQYNSTEGYGPLREFIANRYKKQGIEIEASDILIANGSQQALDIISSCLIDPDDNVLVEDPSYLAALQSFHLYNPKIHTVNLNEDGADIDEFKEAINKYDNKFFYSVPNFQNPTGITYTNAVREKIAEIMKGKDTFFVEDNPYGELRFKGEHQKSFGTYLGEQAILLGTFSKTVAPGMRLGWIACRQKELYAKMKDYKQLIDLHTGTFAQVVVSQYLEDNDYDEHIKKIIDLYGRQCNYMLEAMDKYLPKDMHWTHPEGGMFIWATLPKGIDAVELSRKAAEDGVVVVAGEPFYEAKRGLGTLRLNYTNSKPEDIDKGISILAKAIEKMRK, from the coding sequence ATGAAATTAAGATTATCAAAAAGAGCATTAAAAGAAGATTTTCAGAGCAGTTTTGTAAAAATTATGCTTGAAGTTGCAGCTAAAGGTGATTTGATATCATTTGCGGGCGGTTTGCCTAATCCTGAATCATTTCCTGTAGAAGAGATTAAAGCGGCAGCAAATAAAGTTTTAGAAACTAAAGGTGCTTACTCTTTACAATATAACAGCACTGAGGGATATGGTCCTTTAAGAGAGTTTATTGCAAATAGATATAAAAAACAAGGTATTGAAATTGAAGCTAGCGATATACTTATAGCTAATGGTTCCCAGCAGGCTTTAGATATTATTTCTTCATGCTTAATAGATCCTGATGACAATGTTTTAGTTGAAGATCCATCTTATTTAGCAGCTTTGCAGTCATTTCATCTATATAATCCTAAAATTCATACAGTTAATTTGAATGAAGATGGTGCTGATATAGATGAGTTTAAAGAAGCTATAAATAAATATGATAATAAATTCTTTTATTCTGTACCTAATTTCCAAAATCCTACAGGTATAACATATACAAATGCTGTAAGAGAGAAAATAGCAGAAATAATGAAAGGTAAAGATACATTCTTTGTAGAGGACAATCCTTACGGAGAATTAAGATTTAAAGGTGAACATCAAAAATCATTTGGCACATATTTAGGAGAACAGGCTATATTGCTTGGTACATTCTCAAAAACTGTAGCACCAGGTATGAGATTAGGCTGGATTGCTTGCAGACAAAAAGAATTATATGCTAAAATGAAAGATTATAAACAGCTTATAGATTTACATACAGGAACATTTGCTCAAGTAGTTGTAAGTCAGTATTTAGAAGATAATGATTATGATGAACATATCAAAAAAATAATAGACTTATATGGCAGACAATGTAATTATATGCTTGAAGCTATGGATAAATATTTACCTAAAGATATGCATTGGACTCATCCTGAAGGCGGTATGTTTATATGGGCTACACTTCCTAAAGGAATAGATGCCGTTGAGCTTTCTAGAAAAGCTGCTGAGGACGGTGTTGTTGTTGTAGCAGGAGAACCTTTCTATGAAGCTAAAAGAGGTTTAGGTACTTTAAGATTGAATTATACTAATTCTAAACCTGAAGATATTGATAAGGGCATATCTATATTAGCAAAAGCTATTGAAAAAATGAGAAAGTAA